A single region of the Sorghum bicolor cultivar BTx623 chromosome 7, Sorghum_bicolor_NCBIv3, whole genome shotgun sequence genome encodes:
- the LOC8055192 gene encoding beta-(1,2)-xylosyltransferase: protein MMAGPGRAHGHRNRLRRLIPRLLLLVFALYAASFAIYLLLQSESESQSQSHHQSPPDPTPMTEAREGVGAPPSSQKPWPRLPSFLPWVSSRAPPPHTCEAYFGNGFSRLVDVLPAGGGGGWFRCHHSETLGSSICEGARVRLDPALIAMSRGGEPLEQVMGRAEEEELPKYEPGALQVEGPAAGRTAPLVDAGFLNDYVPTGGIGMHTMKALLESARVVPPGELHCSQWVEEPTLLVTRFEYANLFHTITDWYSAYVSSRVTNLPNRPNVIFVDGHCKAQLEETWEALFSSVTYAKNFSGPVCFRHAILSPLGYETALFKGLSESFSCEGASAESLREKTDYEKTSRLSEFGEMIVASFDLLQDDIMSSKKSNGLNVLFVRREDYLAHPRHSGKVESRLSNEQEVYDAIDKWAQGLKCKVNVVNGLFAHMTMKEQLRAILEASVVIGAHGAGLTHLVSATPDTKVLEIISSMYRRPHFALISHWKSLEYHAINLPGSFARITDAISELRKILEGLGC, encoded by the exons ATGATGGCAGGCCCGGGCCGAGCTCATGGCCACAGAAaccgcctccgccgcctcatcccgcggctcctcctcctcgtcttcGCCCTCTACGCCGCCTCCTTCGCGATCTACCTCCTCCTCCAGTCCGAGTCCGAGTCCCAGTCCCAGTCCCACCACCAGTCGCCGCCGGACCCTACCCCGATGACTGAAGCCCGTGAAGGCGTCGGGGCGCCGCCGTCCTCGCAGAAGCCGTGGCCGCGCCTCCCCTCCTTCCTACCCTGGGTGTCCagccgagcgccgccgccgcacacCTGCGAGGCCTACTTCGGCAACGGCTTCTCCCGCCTCGTGGACGTCCTCcctgcgggcggcggcggcggctggttcCGGTGCCACCACAGCGAGACGCTGGGAAGCTCGATCTGCGAGGGCGCCAGGGTGCGGCTTGACCCGGCGCTCATCGCGATGTCCCGCGGCGGGGAGCCTCTGGAGCAGGTGATGGGCCgcgccgaggaggaggagctgccCAAGTACGAGCCCGGCGCGCTGCAGGTTGAGGGGCCGGCGGCGGGTAGGACAGCGCCCCTGGTGGACGCTGGGTTCCTCAACGACTACGTGCCCACCGGCGGGATCGGTATGCACACTATGAAGGCGCTGCTCGAGTCAGCGCGCGTTGTGCCGCCCGGTGAGCTACACTGCTCCCAG TGGGTTGAAGAACCGACACTGTTGGTCACTCGTTTTGAATATGCGAACCTTTTCCACACAATTACAGACTGGTACAGTGCATATGTTAGTTCCAGAGTCACGAATTTACCAAACCGTCCTAATGTTATATTCGTGGATGGGCATTGCAAG GCACAATTGGAGGAAACATGGGAAGCACTTTTCTCAAGTGTGACATATGCTAAGAATTTCTCTGGTCCTGTTTGTTTCCGACATGCCATTCTTTCACCATTGGGCTATGAGACTGCCTTGTTTAAGGGCCTTAGCGAGAGCTTCAGCTGTGAAGGTGCCTCCGCAGAGTCCCTCCGAGAAAAAACGGACTATGAGAAAACATCACGGTTATCTGAATTCGGGGAAATGATTGTAGCTTCGTTTGATCTTCTGCAGGATGACATCATGTCATCCAAAAAATCAAATGGGCTCAATGTTCTCTTTGTTCGGCGAGAAGACTACTTGGCCCACCCCCGCCACAGTGGTAAGGTTGAATCCAGACTAAGCAATGAGCAGGAGGTGTATGATGCAATTGACAAGTGGGCACAAGGCCTGAAATGCAAAGTGAATGTCGTCAACGGTCTTTTTGCCCACATGACCATGAAGGAGCAACTGCGTGCTATCCTGGAAGCTTCAGTGGTAATAGGGGCTCATGGAGCCGGTCTAACACACTTAGTTTCAGCAACTCCTGATACAAAGGTTCTTGAGATTATCAGCAGCATGTACCGGCGCCCACATTTTGCACTGATCTCACACTGGAAGTCTTTAGAGTACCATGCCATAAATCTCCCTGGGTCATTTGCAAGGATCACAGATGCCATCAGTGAGTTGAGAAAAATACTGGAAGGTCTCGGATGCTGA
- the LOC8055193 gene encoding tonoplast dicarboxylate transporter: MPAVVARRQQVFRAQLSSPLASVSPYCGQITDQHTSPSTNELGSSRSRHASNKRVTTAMDKRGSSSDDVEAPLLPPPPPARDDGAKERPSSSWVRALLAHRYPAVASGPAAAAAVCVLVDLGFGAGGAHANHHHHREARNMLAVLAWVFLWWVTGAVPLAVASMAPLFLFPLFGVASADAVAKAYMDDVISLVLGSFILALAIEHYQIHRRLALNITSLFCGDPVRPPLLLLGITGTTFFVSMWIHNTACTVMMMPVATGILQRLPRGGGDAGAHGEVRRFSKAVVLGVVYASAIGGMATLAGTGVNIILVGMWSTYFPEQQPITFSSWMCFGLPMALILFLALWITLCHMYCSKNTGKALSAHLDRSHLRRELSLLGTMVFAEKMVLAVFGGLIVLWMTRNLTDDMPGWGALFHNKVGDGTVTIMMATLLFIIPSRKNKGEKLMDWNKCRKLQWDIILLLGAGFAIAEGFRSSGLTDILSDGLRFLKGAETAVIVPVACIVSGVITEFTSDDATTTLVLPLFAELAKAINVHPAFLMVSGAVGAQLSYLLPTGSPSNVIGFSSGHITIKDLVITGLPLKVVGIAALTILMPTLGSQVFSTDSKF; this comes from the exons ATGCCAGCCGTCGTCGCCAGACGCCAGCAAGTTTTTCGTGCGCAATTATCTTCGCCACTCGCCAGCGTTTCACCATACTGTGGCCAGATCACAGATCAGCACACTTCTCCGTCCACGAACGAGCTCGGCTCCAGTCGAAGCCGCCACGCCTCAAACAAGAGGGTCACCACGGCGATGGACAAGCGCGGCAGCTCGTCCGACGACGTGGAGGCGCCGctgctcccgccgccgccgcccgcgcgcGACGACGGTGCCAAGGAACGGCCGTCGTCGTCTTGGGTGCGCGCGCTGCTCGCGCACAGGTACCCGGCGGTGGCGTCGGgcccggcggcggccgcggccgtgTGCGTGCTCGTGGACCTCGGCTTCGGCGCTGGGGGCGCCCACgccaaccaccaccaccaccgcgagGCCCGCAACATGCTCGCCGTGCTCGCCTGGGTCTTCCTCTGGTGGGTCACGGGCGCCGTCCCGCTGGCCGTCGCCTCCATGGCGCCGCTCTTCCTCTTCCCGCTCTTCGGCGTCGCCTCCGCCGACGCCGTCGCCAAGGCCTACATGGACGACGTCATCTCGCTCGTCCTCGGCAGCTTCATCCTCGCGCTCGCCATCGAGCACTACCAAATCCACCGCCGCCTCGCCCTCAAC ATCACGTCGCTCTTCTGCGGGGACCCGGTGcggccgccgctgctgctgctgggcatCACCGGCACCACCTTCTTCGTCAGCATGTGGATCCACAACACGGCGTGCACGGTCATGATGATGCCAGTGGCGACAGGGATCTTGCAGAGGCTGCCGCGCGGAGGCGGCGACGCCGGGGCGCACGGGGAGGTCCGCCGCTTCTCCAAGGCGGTGGTGCTCGGCGTCGTCTACGCGTCGGCTATCGGCGGGATGGCCACGCTGGCGGGCACCGGCGTCAACATCATTCTCGTCGGGATGTGGTCCACCTACTTCCCGGAGCAGCAGCCCATCACCTTCAGCTCCTGGATGTGCTTCGGCCTCCCCATGGCGCTCATCCTCTTCTTGGCACTCTGGATCACGCTCTGCCACATGTACTGCTCCAAAAACACCGGAAAGGCACTCTCTGCTCACCTCGACAGAAGCCATCTCAGAAGAGAGCTCAGCTTGTTAG GTACAATGGTTTTTGCAGAGAAGATGGTCTTGGCAGTGTTTGGG GGTCTAATTGTGCTATGGATGACCAGGAACCTTACAGATGACATGCCAGGGTGGGGAGCTCTCTTCCACAACAAAGTTGGAGACGGAACAGTCACC ATCATGATGGCCACGCTACTCTTCATAATTCCAAGCCGGAAGAACAAGGGCGAGAAGCTGATGGACTGGAACAAGTGTAGGAAGCTCCAGTGGGACATTATCCTCCTCCTGGGGGCAGGATTCGCCATTGCCGAAGGATTCAGGTCAAGCGGCCTCACTGATATCCTCTCTGACGGGCTCAGGTTCCTGAAGGGTGCAGAGACGGCGGTCATTGTACCTGTGGCCTGCATCGTCAGTGGTGTCATCACGGAGTTCACCTCTGACGATGCGACCACGACGCTGGTGCTCCCCCTGTTCGCTGAATTGGCGAAGGCGATCAATGTGCACCCAGCGTTCCTTATGGTTTCTGGAGCTGTTGGGGCTCAGCTTTCCTACTTGTTACCTACTGGATCGCCGTCAAACGTAATTGGGTTCAGTAGTGGCCACATTACCATCAAGGATCTTGTGATCACAGGACTGCCCCTGAAAGTTGTCGGGATCGCAGCTCTGACAATCTTGATGCCAACTCTAG GATCACAGGTTTTTAGCACAGACAGCAAGTTCTAG
- the LOC8055194 gene encoding protein NRT1/ PTR FAMILY 5.10, which produces MLPLLGGAIADLWLGRYLTIILASLLYTLGLGLLAVSTLVGQHCNTATTAGEKCPPPPTVQVTLFYASLYMVAVGEGGHKPCTHAFGADQFSQSDPGESVSRGSFFNWWYFGVCAGTAGTLLVVSYVQENLSWGLAFAIPCAVMAFTLVVFLLGTRTYRYADTSGTRNLFAHAGEAFTGWRRRQRRRQCMPRASHRGVGVSAQELEISRVDEEAQVAAATTTTNAAGEAKDVLRLFPIWAMTLVYAVVYSQSMTFFTKQAATLDRRVGEVVKVPPAALLSFISISIMVLVPVYDRVVVPLSRRYTGRPSGITMLQRIGAGMFLSVVSTVIAALVEERRLRVARDAGLTDKPKAQLPMSLWWMVPQYVVFGAADVFAMVGLQEFFYDQVPDRLRSIGLALYISIFGIGSFVSSALVSGIHRATAASGQSWFSDNLNHGHLDYFYWLLAALSALQFFAYVFFAWRYKYKNVGDEHM; this is translated from the exons ATGCTGCCGCTGCTGGGCGGCGCCATTGCCGACCTGTGGCTCGGAAGATATCTCACCATTATCTTGGCGTCGCTCCTCTACACCCTG GGTTTAGGCCTACTGGCCGTGTCAACCTTGGTTGGCCAGCACtgcaacaccgccaccaccgccgGCGAGAAGTGCCCGCCGCCGCCCACCGTCCAGGTGACCCTATTCTACGCGTCGCTATACATGGTGGCCGTCGGCGAGGGCGGCCACAAGCCGTGCACGCACGCGTTCGGCGCCGACCAGTTCAGCCAGAGCGACCCCGGCGAGTCCGTCTCCAGGGGCTCCTTCTTCAACTGGTGGTACTTCGGCGTGTGCGCCGGCACCGCCGGCACGCTCCTGGTCGTCAGCTACGTGCAGGAGAACCTCAGCTGGGGCCTCGCCTTCGCCATCCCGTGCGCCGTCATGGCCTTCACCCTCGTCGTCTTCCTGCTGGGTACGAGGACGTACCGGTACGCCGACACGAGCGGGACACGGAACCTGTTCGCTCACGCCGGCGAGGCTTTCActggctggcggcggcggcagcggcggcggcagtgcATGCCCAGGGCTTCACACCGAGGCGTCGGGGTGTCAGCCCAAGAGCTGGAGATCAGCAGAGTCGACGAGGAGGCGCAGGTGGCGGCGGCGACAACGACGACGAACGCGGCCGGGGAAGCCAAGGACGTCCTCCGTCTGTTCCCGATATGGGCGATGACGCTGGTATACGCCGTGGTGTACTCGCAGTCCATGACGTTCTTCACGAAGCAGGCGGCGACCCTGGACCGACGCGTCGGCGAGGTGGTCAAGGTGCCGCCGGCGGCGCTGCTATCATTCATCAGCATCAGCATCATGGTGCTCGTCCCAGTCTACGACCGCGTGGTCGTCCCGCTGTCGCGCCGGTACACCGGCAGGCCGTCGGGGATCACCATGCTGCAGCGGATCGGCGCGGGGATGTTCCTCTCCGTCGTGTCCACGGTGATCGCGGCGCTCGTCGAGGAGCGCCGTCTCCGGGTCGCGCGTGACGCCGGGCTGACCGACAAGCCCAAGGCGCAGCTGCCCATGAGCCTGTGGTGGATGGTGCCGCAGTACGTCGTGTTCGGCGCCGCCGACGTGTTCGCCATGGTCGGCCTGCAGGAGTTCTTCTACGACCAGGTGCCTGACAGGCTGCGCAGCATTGGGCTGGCGCTCTACATCAGCATCTTTGGCATTGGAAGCTTCGTCAGCAGCGCGCTCGTGTCAGGCATCCACCGGgcgacggcggcgagcggcCAGAGCTGGTTCTCAGATAATTTGAACCACGGCCACCTCGACTACTTCTACTGGCTGCTCGCCGCGCTCAGCGCCCTCCAGTTCTTCGCCTATGTCTTTTTTGCCTGGAGATACAAATAtaagaacgttggagacgagcaCATGTGA